In Candidatus Woesebacteria bacterium, one DNA window encodes the following:
- a CDS encoding DNA polymerase X family: MKIDKNLNNLQIANLLRAISASYQIKDPDKNKFKIIAYDRAASAIEHLSSEAKDLYDEGKLDQIPGVGSSIASHLAEIFKTGRSRHFEEVTKGIPEAVFVLMELPRVGPKTALKLVQDLDLSSSKDPISDLEKKALEGKIALLEGFGEESQKDILKAISEFKGRDKRMLLPYASQIAENVINWIKESKYALRVDALGSLRRQVSTIGDIDIAVASRNQSRVIEHFVAYPKIVRVIEKGEKKASILLPSDIQVDLMVVDPDSYGSLLQHFTGSKHHNIALREYALKKGLSLSEYGIKIKSENTLKKFADEKSFYNFLGLDFIPPELREDTGEIEAAENHKLPNLITLDDVKADLQIHSDFDIETSHDLGESSMEDIVKKASSLNYEYIAFTEHNPSKSRHSKFQILDILKRKREKVAELNQKLTTIKKEQFNCSEEKAKNIGVKKVFNSLEIDILPDGKLSIPDEALELLDFALVSIHSSFRQSKEEVTKRLILALSHPKAKILAHPTARKIGEREGVDADWMKIFEFCVKNKKWLEINADPMRLDLPDFLVKEALGVGVKFTLGTDSHHKDNLDNMKWGISVARRGWATKADVINCLSLSEFEKQLSS, translated from the coding sequence ATGAAAATTGATAAGAATTTGAATAATTTGCAAATTGCAAATCTCTTAAGAGCAATATCGGCTTCTTATCAAATAAAGGATCCTGATAAAAATAAATTTAAGATCATTGCTTATGATCGTGCAGCTAGTGCAATTGAACACCTTTCAAGCGAAGCAAAAGACCTTTATGATGAAGGAAAATTAGATCAAATCCCTGGCGTTGGTTCTTCAATAGCTTCTCATTTGGCTGAAATTTTCAAGACAGGGAGATCGCGTCATTTTGAGGAAGTCACAAAGGGGATTCCTGAGGCTGTTTTTGTTCTTATGGAATTGCCAAGGGTGGGACCAAAAACTGCCTTGAAACTGGTTCAGGATTTAGATCTTTCTTCGTCAAAAGATCCTATTTCTGATCTTGAAAAGAAGGCCTTGGAAGGAAAGATTGCTTTGCTTGAAGGTTTTGGAGAAGAATCTCAAAAGGATATCCTTAAAGCAATTTCTGAGTTTAAAGGCAGAGATAAAAGGATGCTCTTGCCTTATGCAAGCCAAATCGCAGAAAATGTAATTAACTGGATCAAGGAGAGTAAATACGCGCTTCGTGTGGACGCATTAGGAAGCTTGAGAAGGCAGGTTTCAACCATTGGTGACATAGATATAGCTGTAGCTTCAAGAAATCAATCACGTGTCATTGAGCATTTTGTTGCCTATCCTAAAATTGTTCGGGTTATAGAAAAGGGGGAAAAGAAAGCTTCAATTCTTCTGCCTTCTGATATTCAAGTGGATTTGATGGTAGTTGACCCTGATTCTTACGGTTCGCTTTTGCAGCATTTCACAGGTTCCAAACACCACAATATAGCTTTGAGGGAATATGCCTTGAAGAAGGGGCTTAGTCTTTCTGAGTATGGAATAAAAATAAAAAGTGAGAATACTCTCAAGAAGTTTGCAGACGAAAAATCGTTTTATAATTTTTTGGGACTTGATTTTATTCCTCCGGAATTGCGTGAAGATACAGGTGAGATTGAAGCAGCTGAGAATCATAAGCTTCCTAATTTAATTACTCTTGATGATGTTAAGGCGGATTTACAGATTCATTCAGACTTTGATATTGAGACAAGCCATGATCTGGGAGAGTCGTCAATGGAGGATATTGTTAAGAAAGCATCAAGCTTGAATTATGAATATATTGCTTTTACAGAGCACAACCCTTCAAAAAGCAGACATTCTAAATTCCAAATTTTAGATATTTTGAAGAGAAAAAGAGAAAAGGTCGCCGAATTAAATCAAAAATTAACAACAATCAAGAAAGAACAATTTAATTGTTCAGAGGAAAAAGCTAAAAATATTGGAGTAAAAAAAGTGTTCAATAGCCTTGAAATAGATATCTTACCTGATGGAAAACTTTCTATTCCTGATGAGGCTTTGGAATTGCTTGATTTTGCTTTGGTCTCTATTCATTCTAGTTTTAGACAATCAAAAGAAGAAGTGACTAAAAGATTAATCTTGGCACTGTCTCATCCCAAGGCTAAGATTCTAGCTCATCCTACTGCAAGAAAGATAGGAGAGAGAGAAGGAGTTGATGCTGATTGGATGAAAATTTTTGAATTTTGTGTGAAAAATAAAAAGTGGTTGGAAATTAATGCCGATCCGATGCGTCTTGATTTGCCTGATTTTTTGGTTAAGGAGGCTTTGGGTGTTGGTGTTAAATTTACTTTAGGTACTGATTCGCATCATAAGGACAACCTGGACAATATGAAGTGGGGAATATCGGTTGCAAGACGTGGCTGGGCAACTAAAGCTGATGTTATCAACTGCCTTAGCCTTTCTGAATTTGAAAAGCAATTATCTTCTTGA
- a CDS encoding Mannose-6-phosphate isomerase codes for MKGYHTDIENATETNSDYRRVLYTGKHLQLVLMSLKPSEEIGEEIHEENDQFFRFEEGEGRVIIDGNEYQVKDGDAVVVPAGARHNVINTGNEPLKFYTIYAPAHHRFDVVRATKEEAEADAPEFDGRTSE; via the coding sequence ATGAAGGGTTATCATACCGATATAGAAAATGCTACCGAGACTAATAGCGATTATCGTCGCGTTCTTTATACAGGCAAGCATCTCCAGCTGGTTTTGATGTCTTTAAAGCCATCAGAGGAAATAGGCGAAGAAATTCACGAAGAAAATGATCAGTTTTTCCGCTTTGAGGAAGGCGAAGGCAGGGTGATAATTGACGGAAATGAATATCAAGTAAAAGATGGCGATGCTGTAGTAGTTCCTGCTGGGGCTAGACACAACGTGATTAATACAGGGAACGAGCCTCTTAAGTTTTATACAATTTATGCGCCGGCACATCACAGATTTGATGTAGTTCGTGCTACAAAAGAAGAAGCAGAAGCCGATGCGCCTGAATTTGACGGGAGGACTAGCGAATAG
- a CDS encoding Membrane-bound lytic murein transglycosylase D precursor, translating to MDLKKTLKTLKLNESTISTILGVIVIIFAGVLVFNYLKKGKQGSTVPATNTQIEEKEENQNNKKTYTVKKGQSLWMIAEEVYGSGYNWVDIAKENNIKNPNLIKEGQELKIPAVEAKIAKTTDEAKEKITGGTYTVVKGDNLWEIAVRAYGDGYKWVEIAKENKLANPNLIHAGNVLRLPR from the coding sequence TTGGACCTCAAAAAAACACTTAAAACATTAAAACTTAATGAATCAACCATCAGTACTATTCTTGGTGTTATTGTTATTATCTTTGCCGGCGTTTTAGTTTTCAATTACCTTAAAAAAGGTAAGCAAGGTTCAACAGTTCCTGCAACAAATACCCAGATTGAAGAAAAAGAGGAAAATCAAAATAACAAGAAAACATACACTGTTAAAAAAGGACAATCATTATGGATGATTGCAGAGGAAGTTTATGGATCAGGTTATAACTGGGTGGATATTGCCAAGGAGAATAATATTAAAAACCCAAATCTCATCAAAGAGGGGCAAGAATTAAAAATCCCTGCAGTCGAGGCTAAGATAGCCAAAACAACAGACGAGGCAAAAGAAAAGATCACAGGCGGCACTTATACAGTAGTTAAAGGCGATAATCTTTGGGAAATAGCAGTCAGAGCTTATGGAGATGGTTATAAATGGGTTGAGATTGCAAAGGAAAACAAGCTTGCCAATCCAAACTTAATTCATGCCGGAAATGTTTTAAGACTGCCGCGCTAG
- a CDS encoding Flavodoxin-NADP reductase, with the protein MKIKLLKKKKEGKDIKSFIFEKPKGFNFKPGQFIYLTLPKLFFDDQRGNTRHFTIASSPTEEHLMITTRIRKESGYKRTLDKMQKGDLINYRGPFGDFILGKEKKETQVFVAGGIGITPFRSIIKYQIDKGYKTPMHLIYSCSTTEEIAFRKELECWEKEGKIKLDITITHPEESKEKWKKLTGRLDHKILKKLTKNYDLKKTSFWLCGPPPFVSAIEIEVEKLGIKERNIITEKFSGY; encoded by the coding sequence ATGAAAATTAAATTGTTAAAAAAGAAAAAGGAGGGTAAAGATATAAAATCCTTCATTTTTGAAAAACCTAAAGGTTTCAATTTTAAACCTGGTCAGTTTATCTATCTCACTCTACCCAAGCTTTTTTTTGACGATCAAAGAGGAAATACAAGGCACTTTACCATTGCTTCATCTCCAACAGAAGAACACCTAATGATAACCACAAGAATAAGAAAAGAATCAGGTTATAAAAGAACACTTGATAAAATGCAAAAAGGAGATTTGATTAATTATCGCGGCCCCTTTGGAGATTTTATCCTTGGAAAAGAAAAAAAAGAAACACAAGTTTTTGTAGCAGGAGGAATTGGCATAACCCCCTTTAGAAGTATTATCAAATATCAGATTGACAAAGGCTATAAGACTCCGATGCATTTGATCTATTCTTGTTCAACCACCGAGGAGATTGCTTTTCGAAAAGAACTTGAATGTTGGGAAAAAGAAGGAAAAATAAAACTTGATATCACCATTACTCACCCTGAAGAGTCAAAAGAAAAATGGAAAAAGTTAACAGGAAGGTTAGACCATAAAATTCTTAAAAAGCTAACCAAAAATTATGATCTTAAAAAGACCAGTTTTTGGCTTTGCGGTCCTCCCCCTTTTGTCTCTGCAATAGAGATTGAAGTTGAAAAATTAGGAATTAAAGAAAGAAACATCATTACAGAAAAGTTCTCAGGATACTAG